TGCCAGCGTAGGTTGGACAGAACAACAAGCTAAAGAGAAAGGGTTTGATGTGAAAACAGCATCGATCTCATTTAAAGCAATTGGAAAAGCATTAGTTTATGGCAGTAATGATGGTTTCGTAAAAGTCATCGCAGATAGAGAAACCAATGATATTTTAGGAGTGCATATGATTGGCCCTCACGTAACAGATTATATATCTGAAGCAGGGTTAGCGTTAGTATTAGATGCTACGCCTTGGGAAGTAGGACAAACTATACACGCTCATCCTACTTTGTCTGAAGCTTTGGGAGAAGCTATGCTTGGAGTGGATGGAAATGCAATTGGCATCTAAATATAAAACTGATATAATGATACTAGAGTTAAGTATTAAGACCTGATATTAAGTTCTCATTATAATTTAAGGAGGAGGTTTTCTCCATGATGAATTCAGTAGGTCAATTAAACAAACATGAAAAGCTTGGCTTAACAGATCAACATTTTATAGAAATGTATTCCTTAATGGTATTAGCAAGGAAATATGATGAGCGAGCTTTGTTATTGCAGAGAGCAGGGAAAATTAATTTTCATGTCTCAGGTATAGGTCACGAAACGACTCAAGTTGCAGCAGCCTTTGCACTAGAAAAACAAAAGGATTATTTTCTTCCTTATTATCGTGACTATGGGTTTGTGTTAGCTGCTGGAATGACACTGAAAGAGCTGTTTCTGTCTCTATTTGCTAAAGCAGAAGATCCGAATAGTGGCGGTAGACAGATGCCAGGTCATTTTGGTCATAAAAAGCATCATATTGTTACAGGTTCAAGTCCTGTAACAACACAAGTTCCACATGCTGTAGGATTTGCGCTTGCAGCAAAAATGAAAAAAGAGGACTTTGTTTCATATGTTTCTTTTGGTGAAGGTTCCAGTAATCAGGGAGATTTCCATGAGGGTTGTAATTTTGCAGGTGTTAATAAGTTGCCTGTCATTTTTATGTGTGAAAATAATCAGTATGCAATTTCTATTCCGTTTGAAAAACAAGTGGCGTGTGAAAGTATAGCTGATCGAGCTCTTGGATATGGTTTTCCAGGAATAAAAGTTGACGGCAATGATCCCCTCGAAGTGTATAAAGTTGTAAAAGAAGCTCGAGAAAGAGCGATTAAAGGTGAGGGACCAACGCTTATCGAAGCAGTTACTTATCGATTGTCTCCACACTCTACTTCAGATAATGATATGATCTATCGTACAAAGGAAGAAGTAGAGGCACATAGACAAGCAGATGGATTACCAAAATTTAAACAATATCTAATAGATTGCGGTTTATGGAGCGAAGAACAAGATCAGCAGTTGTTGGAAAAAATAAAAGAAGAAATGAAAGAAGCGACAAAGTATGCTGAACAGGCTCCTTATCCAAACCCTGAAGAAGCACTAACGCATGTATATGCAGACGAAGGAGGCGGAACGAAGTGACTGAAATAAGTTACCTTGATGCCATACGAACAGCGATGTCAGAGGAAATGCGCAGAGATGACAACGTATTTGTCCTTGGTGAGGATGTTGGGGTTAAAGGTGGAGTTTTCACGGCAACAAAAGGTCTTATAGAAGAGTTTGGAGAAAACAGGGCATTGGATACTCCCTTAGCTGAGTCAGCTATTGCGGGCGTTGCTATTGGTGCTGCAATGTATGGTATGCGTCCAATTGCAGAAATGCAATATTCCGATTTTATGCTTCCAGCAACGAACCAAATTATAAGTGAAGCGGCTAAGATTCGTTACCGATCAAATAATGATTGGGATTGTCCAGTAGTAATTAGAGCTCCAATTGGTGGAGGTATTTTTGGAGCTTTATATCATTCTCAATGTCCCGAATCCATTTTTTTTGGAACACCTGGGTTGAAAATTGTTGTTCCATCGACTCCATATGATGCAAAGGGTTTGTTGAAATCAGCAATACGTGATCCTGATCCAGTTATTTATTTTGAACATAAAAAATGCTATCAATCCATCATTTCTCAAGTACCTGATGATGATTTTGTAGTTCCGATTGGAAAAGCAGATGTAAAAAGGGAAGGTACGGATGTCACAGTTATAACTTATGGTTTAACCGTACATTTCGCACTAGAGGCAGCTGAGCAATTAGAGCAAGAAGGAATTAGTGCACACATTTTAGATTTGAGGACTCTCCAACCTTTAGATGTTGAAGCTATTTTAGAAGCAACTGCAAAAACAGGGAAAGTCCTTATCATTCATGAGGACAATAAAACTGGTGGTGTTGGTGCAGAAGTATCAGCTATTATTTCTGAAAAATTATTATTTGAACTTGATGCTCCTATAAAGAGGTTATGTGGTTATGATGTTCCAGCTATGCCTTTCAGCCCAACTTTAGAGAAGTATTATATGTTAAGCACAGAAAAAGTAAAAGACGCCATAAAAGAATTAGCATTATTTTAAAAGAAATGAGGTAGTATTCCTATGATTCAAGAAATCACAATGCCACAGCTTGCAGAGAGCGTGGTTTCTGCAACAATCGTAAAATGGTTAAAAAGCCCTGGTGATTTTATTGAAGAATTTGAACCTTTATGTGAAATAATGACAGAAAAAG
The window above is part of the Chengkuizengella sp. SCS-71B genome. Proteins encoded here:
- a CDS encoding thiamine pyrophosphate-dependent dehydrogenase E1 component subunit alpha; this encodes MMNSVGQLNKHEKLGLTDQHFIEMYSLMVLARKYDERALLLQRAGKINFHVSGIGHETTQVAAAFALEKQKDYFLPYYRDYGFVLAAGMTLKELFLSLFAKAEDPNSGGRQMPGHFGHKKHHIVTGSSPVTTQVPHAVGFALAAKMKKEDFVSYVSFGEGSSNQGDFHEGCNFAGVNKLPVIFMCENNQYAISIPFEKQVACESIADRALGYGFPGIKVDGNDPLEVYKVVKEARERAIKGEGPTLIEAVTYRLSPHSTSDNDMIYRTKEEVEAHRQADGLPKFKQYLIDCGLWSEEQDQQLLEKIKEEMKEATKYAEQAPYPNPEEALTHVYADEGGGTK
- a CDS encoding alpha-ketoacid dehydrogenase subunit beta, whose product is MTEISYLDAIRTAMSEEMRRDDNVFVLGEDVGVKGGVFTATKGLIEEFGENRALDTPLAESAIAGVAIGAAMYGMRPIAEMQYSDFMLPATNQIISEAAKIRYRSNNDWDCPVVIRAPIGGGIFGALYHSQCPESIFFGTPGLKIVVPSTPYDAKGLLKSAIRDPDPVIYFEHKKCYQSIISQVPDDDFVVPIGKADVKREGTDVTVITYGLTVHFALEAAEQLEQEGISAHILDLRTLQPLDVEAILEATAKTGKVLIIHEDNKTGGVGAEVSAIISEKLLFELDAPIKRLCGYDVPAMPFSPTLEKYYMLSTEKVKDAIKELALF